The following proteins come from a genomic window of Mycobacterium sp. DL:
- a CDS encoding AAA family ATPase, which yields MPVNWVTAPRGPALDQLESGVRTGVGAVLIGSAGVGKTSLARDAAGRLAPDFPRVDWVRATASAAVIPFAAFEPLLDVPESGKTAEVLQTARETLGDGRLLIVDDAHLLDPLSAALVYQLAVGRRVRLLVTATVARNPVPPEIAALWQDAVVTRIDLDPPGHEDGRLMAQVADFVEALPAPAHRVLEFLAVADPLPLSDASALAGADAVDEALHCGAVVAEDNTLRPAHPLYVDAVRGALGGPDLRRLRSALVEQLSASGRGGVVGRLRLAVLAIGSDRPESVAAVRAAAAEALRLGDLELSERLGQAALAREPDLATRLTVGYALAWQGRGREADAVLAEIDPVTLTEDELMAWTLPTAANQFWMLSEPERATAFLRATRAKVSSPAALTTLDALSATFTMNAGNLSRAREIADEVLASPTADDTAIGWAASAAALSSARMGRFDEVDTLAEQALSAGHPGLLRFTSGFGQTTALLMTGQPERALELAQRLTDFSQRQQPGRSIGEVLVADVLINTGDVHGAVTLLRGAAHTLAPTGYSWGPLAWMLLAQALGRLDEPVEAAKALGRAESRHGLKSMLFAPELILAKAWTMASRADTHGAAAAARDAVKAAERGTQNAVALRAAADAVRLGDPRGVDTLARLCGQVDCHFGRAALAAVD from the coding sequence GTGCCTGTCAACTGGGTGACCGCGCCCCGCGGACCCGCACTCGACCAGCTCGAGTCGGGGGTGCGCACCGGCGTCGGCGCGGTGCTGATCGGCTCTGCCGGTGTCGGTAAGACGTCCCTGGCACGGGACGCGGCCGGGCGTCTGGCCCCGGACTTCCCGCGGGTCGACTGGGTGCGAGCGACGGCGTCGGCGGCGGTGATCCCGTTCGCCGCCTTCGAACCGTTGCTCGACGTGCCCGAGAGCGGTAAGACCGCCGAGGTGTTGCAGACCGCGCGGGAGACCCTCGGTGACGGTCGACTACTGATCGTCGACGACGCGCACCTGCTTGATCCGCTGTCTGCCGCGCTCGTGTACCAGCTTGCCGTCGGCCGCCGGGTCCGGCTGCTGGTCACCGCCACCGTGGCCCGCAATCCGGTGCCCCCGGAGATCGCCGCGCTGTGGCAGGACGCAGTGGTGACGCGGATCGACCTCGACCCGCCCGGTCACGAGGACGGTCGGCTGATGGCGCAGGTGGCCGACTTCGTCGAGGCACTGCCCGCCCCTGCGCACCGCGTCCTGGAATTCCTCGCTGTCGCTGACCCGTTGCCGCTGTCCGATGCCTCGGCGCTGGCCGGGGCAGACGCGGTCGACGAGGCGTTGCACTGCGGGGCGGTCGTCGCCGAGGACAACACGCTGCGTCCCGCTCATCCGCTGTACGTCGACGCGGTCCGCGGGGCACTGGGCGGACCCGACCTGCGCCGGTTGCGCAGCGCGCTGGTCGAACAACTCTCGGCCTCAGGCCGTGGCGGTGTCGTGGGGCGGCTGCGGCTGGCGGTGCTGGCGATCGGCAGTGATCGCCCGGAGTCGGTCGCGGCTGTTCGCGCCGCCGCTGCGGAGGCGTTGCGGTTGGGCGATCTGGAGCTCAGCGAGCGTCTCGGGCAGGCCGCACTGGCGCGGGAACCGGATCTGGCCACCCGCCTGACCGTCGGATATGCGCTCGCGTGGCAGGGGCGCGGCCGAGAGGCCGACGCGGTGCTCGCCGAGATCGACCCCGTGACGCTGACCGAAGACGAACTGATGGCGTGGACACTGCCAACCGCAGCCAACCAGTTCTGGATGTTGTCCGAGCCGGAGCGTGCGACGGCCTTTCTGCGGGCCACCCGCGCGAAGGTGTCCTCTCCCGCAGCACTGACGACGCTGGACGCCCTGTCGGCGACGTTCACGATGAACGCCGGAAACCTCAGCCGCGCAAGGGAGATCGCCGACGAGGTGCTCGCATCGCCGACGGCCGACGACACCGCGATCGGGTGGGCGGCATCGGCGGCGGCGCTGAGTTCGGCGCGGATGGGCCGCTTCGACGAGGTGGACACGCTCGCCGAGCAGGCGCTCTCCGCCGGGCACCCCGGGTTGCTCCGTTTCACCAGCGGATTCGGCCAGACGACCGCACTGCTGATGACGGGCCAACCGGAGCGGGCGCTGGAGTTGGCGCAACGGCTCACCGATTTTTCGCAGCGGCAGCAGCCGGGACGCTCCATCGGTGAAGTGCTCGTCGCGGACGTGTTGATCAACACCGGCGATGTGCACGGCGCCGTGACGCTATTGCGGGGCGCCGCGCACACTCTCGCTCCGACGGGATACTCCTGGGGGCCGCTGGCGTGGATGCTGCTGGCGCAGGCGCTGGGCCGGCTCGATGAACCGGTCGAGGCGGCAAAAGCATTGGGCCGCGCGGAATCCCGGCATGGACTGAAATCGATGCTGTTCGCCCCGGAGCTGATCCTGGCCAAGGCGTGGACGATGGCATCACGAGCCGACACGCACGGCGCCGCCGCCGCAGCCCGCGACGCGGTCAAGGCCGCCGAGCGTGGCACCCAGAACGCGGTGGCGCTGCGGGCGGCGGCCGACGCGGTCCGCCTCGGCGATCCGCGGGGAGTCGACACCCTGGCCCGGCTGTGCGGGCAGGTCGACTGCCACTTCGGCCGTGCCGCGCTGGCGGCCGTCGACTAG
- a CDS encoding ABC-F family ATP-binding cassette domain-containing protein, with amino-acid sequence MSSSVTFSGVSFSWPDDTPLFTDLSFTVGPGRTGLVAPNGSGKSALLRLISGDLRPTSGSVTVDGAIGYLPQTLPLLDDRTVAGLLGVAATIEALEALAAGDSGESVFAAIGEDWDIEERARAQLDRLGLGHVALDRSLRTLSGGEVVTLGVARELLRRPDVLLLDEPTNNLDSDARARLYGALDDFTGCLLLVSHDRVLLDRMDRIAELYRGEIVFYGGDFTAYQAAVEQTRQAAETAVRSAEQHLKREKRQRQQSRERTARRAGTAKRTLKDAGLPKIVAGAMKRRAQETAGRTDDVHAKRIDGAKARLEGAEQMLRDDAVLVLDVPDSATPAGRTVLEVNGLCVRRGGRAVVREANLAVRGPERIALTGANGAGKTTLLRTLLGEIAPDEGTVHVADGRVAYLSQRLDLLDDDRTLAENLADFAPSLSATRRRHLLAQFLFGDDDVDRVVSALSGGERLRATLACVLFAEPAPHLLLLDEPTNNLDLGSVSQLENALASYRGAFVVVSHDNSFLDAIGVERVLNLVDGRLVEG; translated from the coding sequence ATGTCTTCCTCCGTGACTTTTTCCGGTGTGTCCTTTTCCTGGCCCGACGACACGCCGCTGTTCACCGACCTGTCGTTCACGGTCGGACCCGGCCGAACCGGGCTGGTCGCCCCCAACGGTTCAGGCAAGAGCGCGCTGCTGCGCTTGATCTCCGGTGACCTGCGGCCCACCTCCGGGTCGGTGACCGTCGACGGCGCGATCGGTTACCTGCCCCAGACGCTGCCGCTGCTCGACGACCGCACCGTCGCCGGACTGCTCGGGGTCGCGGCCACGATCGAGGCGCTGGAGGCGTTGGCCGCGGGCGATTCCGGCGAGTCCGTGTTCGCCGCCATCGGCGAGGACTGGGACATCGAGGAACGCGCCCGCGCTCAACTCGATCGTCTCGGACTCGGGCACGTCGCGCTCGACCGGTCGCTGCGCACGCTGTCGGGGGGCGAGGTGGTCACCCTCGGGGTGGCCCGGGAACTGTTGCGGCGCCCCGATGTGCTGCTGCTCGACGAGCCGACCAACAACCTCGACTCCGATGCCCGGGCGCGGCTCTACGGCGCGCTCGACGACTTCACCGGTTGCCTGCTGCTGGTCAGCCACGATCGGGTGCTGCTGGACCGAATGGACCGGATCGCCGAGCTGTACCGCGGCGAGATCGTCTTCTATGGGGGCGATTTCACCGCCTACCAGGCCGCGGTGGAGCAGACCCGGCAGGCAGCCGAGACTGCGGTGCGCAGCGCCGAGCAACACCTCAAACGCGAGAAACGCCAGCGGCAACAGTCCAGGGAGCGGACGGCCCGACGGGCGGGCACCGCCAAGCGCACCCTCAAGGATGCCGGGCTGCCGAAGATCGTGGCCGGCGCGATGAAGCGACGAGCCCAGGAAACCGCAGGACGTACCGACGACGTCCACGCCAAGCGGATCGACGGCGCGAAGGCCCGACTCGAGGGGGCTGAGCAGATGCTTCGCGACGATGCCGTCCTTGTTCTCGACGTGCCCGACAGTGCGACACCTGCAGGCCGAACGGTGTTGGAGGTCAACGGGTTATGCGTCCGGCGAGGCGGCCGGGCGGTGGTGCGGGAGGCGAACCTCGCGGTCCGCGGCCCGGAACGGATCGCACTGACCGGAGCCAACGGAGCAGGCAAGACGACGCTGCTGCGGACCCTGCTGGGGGAGATCGCCCCCGACGAGGGCACGGTCCACGTGGCCGACGGGCGGGTGGCGTACCTGTCGCAACGCCTCGATCTTCTCGACGACGACAGGACGCTCGCCGAGAATCTCGCGGACTTCGCACCGAGCCTGTCCGCGACGCGGCGCAGACACCTGTTGGCGCAGTTCCTGTTCGGTGATGACGACGTCGACAGGGTCGTGTCGGCCCTCTCCGGAGGTGAACGGCTCCGCGCAACCCTGGCATGTGTGCTCTTCGCCGAACCGGCGCCACACCTGCTGCTGCTCGACGAGCCGACCAACAACCTCGACCTCGGCAGCGTCTCCCAGTTGGAGAACGCGCTGGCCTCCTACCGGGGAGCGTTCGTCGTGGTCAGCCACGACAACTCGTTCCTGGACGCGATCGGCGTGGAACGTGTGCTGAACCTCGTGGACGGCAGGCTGGTGGAGGGCTAG